The following are from one region of the Quercus robur chromosome 1, dhQueRobu3.1, whole genome shotgun sequence genome:
- the LOC126718162 gene encoding histone H3.2 has protein sequence MARTKQTARKSTGGKAPRKQLATKAARKSAPATGGVKKPHRFRPGTVALREIRKYQKSTELLIRKLPFQRLVREIAQDFKTDLRFQSSAVSALQEAAEAYLVGLFEDTNLCAIHAKRVTIMPKDIQLARRIRGERA, from the coding sequence ATGGCCCGTACCAAGCAGACAGCTCGTAAGTCCACCGGAGGCAAGGCGCCAAGGAAGCAACTCGCAACAAAGGCCGCTCGTAAATCAGCTCCGGCTACCGGAGGTGTGAAAAAGCCACACAGGTTTAGGCCAGGAACCGTGGCACTGAGAGAGATCAGGAAGTACCAGAAGAGCACGGAGCTTCTGATCCGAAAGCTCCCTTTCCAGAGGCTGGTGAGAGAGATCGCTCAGGACTTCAAGACCGACCTCCGATTCCAAAGCAGCGCCGTCTCAGCTCTACAAGAAGCCGCCGAGGCTTACTTGGTCGGGCTCTTCGAGGACACCAACCTGTGCGCCATTCACGCCAAGAGAGTCACCATCATGCCTAAGGATATCCAGCTCGCTCGGAGGATCAGAGGCGAGAGGGCTTAA